One Salinimonas marina DNA segment encodes these proteins:
- a CDS encoding DUF294 nucleotidyltransferase-like domain-containing protein, whose protein sequence is MESSLLPNIVGFLAKIDPFDLLDDEERQSLATSVDIMYLKKNETLPGEQIVGQGLYIVRTGAVEQRHQDGSLRTRLADGDLFGFSQLYRTGECGYTLQGIENTLLYRIPKQVLTRLIDNNPGIRNHFSSQESVRLAHSSAHQEGEEALYLRSVKEVMNRRVARVNKDTPIREVAQVMAKMHRSNALVFDNDALVGVVTDRDMTTRVLATGMNPSVPIKEIMTQHLRTVNPEAPLLQAIEIMMQHNVRSLPVIENDAVVGVLTATSLVENSHVQAIFLISQIYRQTSLKELISLVPQRQSVFEALQAARVDSRAIQQMVTLIADAFNKRILQLAEDKFGPPPIPYAWFCAGSQARFEMHLGSDQDNGMILQWEPEGEEVKYFKALADYVCDALNECGYPHCTGNIMASNERWRVPLATWQDYVKEWVAETELQNLLDISVFLDLRFLFGTDHLVAALKQSLLARVEGHHRFFAMLVANSLRVNPPLGLFRKFVLTRDGDNRQVLNIKRQAVNLIVELARVYALAAGSSATETTHRLRDAAKSKVINDKSRNELLEAFQFINMVRFKHQSEVVCHGGKQDNLIAPSQLTAFERNHLKDAFRIIARYQEAAQQRFNAAGLLR, encoded by the coding sequence ATGGAATCTTCATTACTGCCCAATATTGTGGGTTTTTTAGCAAAAATTGACCCGTTTGATTTGCTCGATGATGAAGAGCGGCAATCCCTGGCAACCTCTGTCGATATTATGTATCTGAAGAAAAATGAGACCTTGCCGGGCGAGCAGATTGTAGGGCAGGGGCTGTACATTGTGCGTACCGGCGCGGTAGAACAGCGCCATCAGGATGGCAGCTTGCGCACCCGGCTTGCCGACGGCGATTTGTTTGGTTTTAGTCAGTTATACCGTACCGGCGAATGTGGTTATACCCTGCAGGGAATTGAAAACACCTTGTTGTATCGTATTCCTAAACAGGTGTTAACCCGTCTGATAGACAACAATCCGGGCATTCGAAACCATTTTTCTTCCCAGGAGTCGGTTCGCCTTGCCCATTCCTCGGCTCATCAGGAAGGGGAAGAGGCGCTGTACCTTCGCAGCGTCAAAGAAGTAATGAACCGGCGTGTGGCGCGGGTTAACAAAGACACTCCCATACGTGAAGTGGCTCAGGTCATGGCGAAAATGCATCGCTCCAATGCCCTGGTTTTTGATAACGATGCCCTGGTGGGAGTGGTTACCGATCGGGATATGACCACCCGGGTGCTGGCGACCGGCATGAATCCCAGTGTGCCCATTAAAGAAATCATGACCCAGCATTTGCGTACAGTTAACCCCGAGGCACCTTTGCTGCAGGCTATTGAGATCATGATGCAACACAATGTTCGCAGCCTGCCGGTAATTGAAAACGATGCCGTGGTCGGTGTACTTACTGCCACCAGCCTGGTTGAAAACTCTCATGTACAGGCGATCTTTTTAATTAGCCAGATTTACCGTCAGACGTCTTTGAAAGAATTAATTTCGCTGGTGCCACAACGTCAATCCGTGTTTGAAGCCTTGCAAGCTGCCAGGGTCGACTCACGGGCTATCCAGCAGATGGTGACCCTGATTGCTGATGCCTTCAATAAACGTATTTTGCAACTGGCAGAAGATAAGTTCGGGCCGCCACCCATTCCTTATGCCTGGTTTTGTGCCGGCTCCCAGGCCCGGTTTGAAATGCATCTTGGTTCTGATCAGGACAATGGCATGATTCTGCAGTGGGAGCCGGAAGGTGAGGAAGTTAAATATTTTAAAGCGCTGGCTGATTATGTTTGTGATGCGCTCAACGAATGTGGCTATCCCCACTGTACCGGCAATATCATGGCCAGTAACGAGCGCTGGCGGGTGCCGCTGGCCACCTGGCAGGACTATGTAAAAGAATGGGTGGCAGAAACAGAATTACAGAATCTGCTGGATATCAGTGTGTTTCTCGATTTGCGATTTTTGTTTGGTACCGATCATCTGGTGGCCGCATTAAAACAATCTCTGCTGGCCCGGGTGGAAGGCCACCACCGGTTCTTTGCGATGCTGGTGGCCAATTCGTTGAGGGTAAATCCGCCTCTGGGTTTGTTTCGCAAATTTGTGTTAACCCGTGATGGGGATAACCGGCAGGTGCTGAACATTAAGCGCCAGGCGGTCAACCTGATTGTGGAGCTGGCACGGGTCTACGCCCTGGCGGCCGGCAGCTCGGCTACCGAAACCACCCACCGTTTGCGCGACGCGGCCAAAAGTAAGGTCATTAACGATAAAAGCCGTAATGAACTGCTCGAGGCGTTCCAGTTTATCAACATGGTTCGGTTTAAACACCAAAGTGAAGTGGTCTGTCATGGCGGTAAACAGGACAATCTGATTGCGCCTTCACAACTGACCGCCTTTGAACGCAATCATCTTAAAGATGCATTTCGAATAATTGCGCGTTATCAGGAGGCCGCCCAGCAACGCTTTAATGCCGCAGGATTATTGCGATGA
- a CDS encoding 2OG-Fe(II) oxygenase family protein: protein MGKVINKALFSFSRISLNLVTYPHGHQVLRHNDPMGGGRYYKFNIVLKKPQKGGVFNADKVIFAWLNRIYFFRPDLYSHSVSRIEQGQRKLLSLALHLP, encoded by the coding sequence ATGGGCAAAGTCATTAACAAAGCGCTATTTAGTTTCTCTCGTATCTCGCTTAATCTGGTGACCTATCCACACGGACATCAGGTGCTTCGACACAATGATCCAATGGGAGGCGGTCGCTATTACAAATTCAATATCGTGCTTAAAAAGCCACAAAAAGGCGGTGTATTTAACGCGGATAAAGTGATTTTTGCGTGGCTCAACCGTATCTACTTTTTTCGGCCAGATTTGTATTCGCACAGCGTCAGCCGTATTGAACAGGGCCAGCGTAAGCTACTGTCACTGGCGTTGCATTTGCCCTGA
- the rimI gene encoding ribosomal protein S18-alanine N-acetyltransferase, protein MNSFHTTTARAQDIRLAHAIHQQVVPTSWRLDTFTDSTTSPYCLRTLWQNQRLIGYAIILMVVDEATVIDIGVHQDARGQGAGRYLLNDVITCCQQRQMASLWLEVRASNQIARGLYETSGFVTQEVRKAYYPAADANAQAEDAIIMSYTLFR, encoded by the coding sequence ATGAATAGCTTTCATACGACCACTGCCAGGGCGCAGGATATCAGGCTGGCCCATGCTATCCATCAGCAGGTGGTACCGACCTCCTGGCGTCTGGATACCTTCACAGACAGCACTACGTCTCCCTACTGTTTACGTACACTATGGCAAAATCAGCGTCTTATCGGCTATGCGATCATTTTGATGGTGGTGGATGAAGCTACAGTGATTGATATCGGGGTGCACCAGGACGCCCGCGGGCAGGGCGCCGGTCGTTACCTGCTCAATGACGTGATTACCTGTTGTCAGCAACGCCAGATGGCCAGTCTATGGCTTGAGGTTCGTGCCTCTAATCAGATCGCCCGTGGCCTTTATGAAACCAGTGGCTTTGTCACTCAGGAAGTCCGCAAAGCCTATTATCCAGCGGCTGATGCGAACGCCCAGGCAGAAGACGCAATCATTATGAGCTACACACTTTTCCGCTAA
- a CDS encoding phosphotransferase produces the protein MRIPEALTQALSLSNDATLTPLDGGAVNHIYKLEDKSRHLLVKWLGEDTFSGIDRKAQFHLQQQLAGCSIAPQPLWMSDDDHWWVEQFETRQPGVVTPALLGKVLAHIHQLPITGPYLNLPARLQHYFSLADLATDSELAMQASELIQRLKNHPDVAGDLVCGHNDLSAGHLLRLKPLMLIDWEYAGQVSRYFDIASCCAINQFESGQQQQLFQAYAQCSGIGLHHILEHVSFYQRVVGITEALWHAALKATSNAM, from the coding sequence ATGCGTATTCCTGAGGCGCTGACACAAGCGTTGTCACTATCGAATGACGCTACCTTAACGCCACTTGACGGCGGTGCGGTCAATCATATTTATAAGCTGGAGGATAAGTCCCGGCACTTGCTGGTCAAGTGGCTGGGAGAGGACACCTTTAGTGGTATTGACCGCAAGGCGCAGTTTCATCTGCAACAACAACTTGCCGGTTGTAGCATCGCGCCGCAGCCGTTGTGGATGAGCGACGATGACCACTGGTGGGTAGAACAGTTTGAAACCCGGCAGCCCGGTGTGGTGACACCTGCGCTCTTAGGCAAGGTGCTGGCCCACATTCATCAGCTGCCGATTACCGGTCCCTACCTGAATTTGCCGGCCCGCCTGCAGCATTACTTCAGCCTTGCTGATTTGGCCACCGACAGTGAGCTGGCAATGCAGGCCAGCGAGCTTATACAGCGTTTGAAAAACCATCCAGACGTAGCCGGGGATTTGGTCTGCGGCCACAATGATTTGTCGGCCGGTCATCTGTTGCGACTAAAGCCTTTGATGCTGATTGACTGGGAGTACGCCGGGCAGGTAAGCAGGTACTTCGATATCGCCAGTTGTTGCGCCATCAATCAGTTTGAATCCGGGCAGCAACAACAGTTGTTTCAGGCCTATGCACAGTGTAGCGGAATTGGCTTGCATCATATTCTTGAACACGTTAGTTTTTATCAACGGGTCGTCGGTATTACCGAGGCGCTTTGGCATGCCGCCTTAAAGGCGACCAGTAACGCCATGTAG
- the pnuC gene encoding nicotinamide riboside transporter PnuC, whose protein sequence is MTETFLQQLAATSLLEWAAVVLALGYVWLAARQNSWCWACAFASTGIYTYVFWQVTLPFQSVLNFFYMLMAVYGYYQWRQGPEAISKVRSLNWPWHVLLVPVLLIAGWGLAQVAEAQFNNRFLWLDACIQVLSVVTTFMVAHKVLQNWVYWFFINLASAYLYAQSGLVLSACLFTSYLGFSVYGYWQWRAEYREQQDTVHAYS, encoded by the coding sequence ATGACCGAGACCTTTTTACAACAACTGGCCGCGACCTCGTTACTGGAATGGGCCGCGGTGGTGCTGGCGCTGGGCTATGTGTGGCTGGCGGCACGACAAAATAGCTGGTGCTGGGCATGTGCATTTGCCAGCACCGGCATTTACACCTATGTCTTCTGGCAGGTAACCCTGCCATTTCAGTCGGTGTTGAATTTTTTCTACATGCTGATGGCTGTGTATGGTTATTACCAGTGGCGACAGGGCCCGGAGGCCATCAGTAAGGTACGTTCCTTAAACTGGCCCTGGCATGTATTACTGGTGCCGGTGTTATTAATTGCTGGCTGGGGACTGGCACAAGTGGCCGAGGCGCAGTTTAATAACCGTTTTTTATGGTTGGATGCCTGTATTCAGGTGCTAAGTGTCGTCACCACGTTTATGGTGGCGCACAAGGTGCTGCAAAACTGGGTGTACTGGTTTTTTATCAACTTAGCTTCCGCCTACCTTTATGCACAATCCGGTTTGGTGCTTTCGGCCTGCCTGTTCACCAGTTATCTTGGCTTTTCGGTTTACGGTTACTGGCAGTGGCGCGCGGAATATCGCGAGCAACAAGATACTGTACATGCGTATTCCTGA
- a CDS encoding YkoF family thiamine/hydroxymethylpyrimidine-binding protein: MQVMVEISLYPLMEQYIQPIKGFIERLNCHSDLWVDTSATNTLVRGDYQTVMMILGKEMQQTHEEVGQAVFVAKFLNFDAMQSDNTPAQS; the protein is encoded by the coding sequence ATGCAGGTTATGGTCGAAATTTCATTGTATCCCCTTATGGAACAATACATTCAACCTATAAAAGGATTTATCGAGCGGCTCAACTGTCACTCCGATTTATGGGTCGACACCAGTGCCACCAATACGCTGGTCCGGGGCGATTATCAGACGGTAATGATGATCCTGGGCAAAGAGATGCAACAGACCCATGAAGAGGTAGGCCAGGCAGTATTTGTTGCCAAGTTTCTAAACTTCGATGCCATGCAGTCTGATAACACCCCGGCTCAGTCATGA
- a CDS encoding TonB-dependent receptor, with the protein MKKNPVLIALLSCAPFTAIANSDPNNVETIVVTSDFRQATLDQLSASATIMDAQRVQSRQAEYLDDVLNVAPNVNFAAGASRGRFVQIRGIGERSQFSEPLNPSVSFLVDDFDFSGLGATGVLFDTRQVEVFRGPQSTLFGTGALAGAIKIVSAQPTEDQTSHLQLRAGNNNSYRIEGATGSALSDTVRYRVSGVHNRSDGFVENRFLNSDDTNNIDETASRLALQWDLDRNSILDLNYRWYDIDNGYDAFSLDNNRQSVADEPGYDTQQTHGLSAKLTRNFNAGQLTMLLTHASHNLAYGYDEDWTYPEFHPGTYRSFDAYFRQIDTQTAELRFTSSATTRLFNDSTSWTLGAHFKGTEEALRRQYTYAGSDFLSEYTPTTTAVYGETQSQLLADLVLIFGVRLENYEFDYADSQGLQQNHDTDMVGGKLALQYTAGDKLWYGSVSRGFKGAGINPAQRVSEDKRIFDEEYSWNYEVGVKGPFIVPQLTVRAALFYMRRDNTQVNDFDVVIRADSTPDFIDIIDNADLGTNQGAELEASWQVTSNWALQGSLGYLDARFEQYTNAKGEFVEEQRQAQAPRWTANLFSELWLTSVLSWRVETDFKDRYRFSDGHDVMSPSATVFNTQLHYEQERWSTTVWVNNLFDKTYYVRGFGGFSNDPRDNYAFDEPYYQLADGRQFGVTFNYQF; encoded by the coding sequence ATGAAAAAAAATCCTGTTCTGATAGCGCTGCTCTCATGCGCCCCTTTTACTGCTATCGCAAACTCTGACCCTAATAATGTTGAAACCATAGTGGTGACCTCTGATTTTCGGCAGGCCACGCTGGATCAGCTCAGTGCCAGCGCCACCATCATGGATGCACAACGGGTCCAAAGTCGTCAGGCTGAATATCTGGATGATGTATTAAATGTGGCACCCAATGTGAATTTCGCCGCGGGGGCTTCCCGGGGCCGCTTTGTACAAATTCGTGGTATCGGTGAGCGCTCGCAGTTTTCTGAGCCACTGAACCCTTCCGTCAGCTTTTTAGTCGATGACTTTGATTTTTCCGGGCTGGGTGCCACCGGGGTGTTGTTTGATACCCGGCAGGTGGAAGTATTTCGTGGACCCCAGTCTACGTTGTTTGGAACCGGCGCGCTGGCGGGGGCCATTAAAATTGTCAGTGCACAACCCACTGAAGATCAGACCAGTCATCTGCAATTGCGGGCGGGCAACAATAATAGCTACCGAATAGAAGGTGCCACCGGTAGCGCGCTATCCGATACCGTGCGTTATCGGGTCAGTGGGGTGCATAATCGTAGTGACGGCTTTGTTGAAAACCGCTTCTTAAACAGCGACGACACCAATAATATTGATGAAACCGCGTCACGGCTAGCATTGCAATGGGATCTGGATCGAAATTCGATCCTGGATCTCAATTATCGCTGGTACGATATCGACAATGGTTATGATGCCTTTTCGCTAGACAATAACCGCCAGTCGGTAGCGGATGAGCCTGGTTATGATACCCAGCAAACCCATGGGCTGAGCGCAAAGCTCACCCGTAACTTTAACGCTGGTCAGCTCACTATGCTGCTTACCCATGCCAGTCATAATCTGGCCTATGGGTATGATGAAGACTGGACCTACCCTGAGTTTCACCCGGGTACTTACCGTTCATTCGATGCCTACTTCAGACAAATCGATACCCAGACCGCCGAGCTACGGTTTACTTCTTCTGCTACAACCCGGCTGTTTAATGACAGCACAAGCTGGACCCTGGGGGCGCATTTTAAAGGTACTGAAGAAGCCTTGCGGCGCCAATACACCTACGCCGGCTCCGACTTTTTAAGTGAGTACACACCAACCACCACCGCCGTCTATGGCGAGACACAATCTCAATTGCTGGCAGATCTGGTGTTGATTTTTGGGGTGCGCCTGGAAAATTACGAATTTGATTATGCCGACAGTCAGGGCTTACAGCAAAATCACGATACCGATATGGTCGGCGGCAAGCTTGCGCTGCAATATACCGCCGGGGATAAGTTGTGGTATGGCAGCGTATCCCGTGGTTTCAAAGGCGCTGGGATAAACCCGGCCCAACGGGTGTCGGAAGATAAGCGCATTTTTGACGAAGAATACAGCTGGAATTATGAGGTGGGGGTGAAAGGTCCGTTTATTGTGCCGCAGCTCACCGTGCGCGCTGCATTATTTTATATGCGTCGGGATAATACCCAGGTCAATGACTTTGATGTGGTGATACGAGCAGACAGCACGCCGGACTTTATTGATATTATCGATAATGCCGATCTGGGCACCAATCAGGGGGCTGAACTAGAGGCAAGCTGGCAGGTGACCTCCAACTGGGCGCTACAGGGAAGTCTCGGGTATCTGGATGCGCGTTTTGAACAGTATACCAATGCCAAAGGCGAGTTTGTCGAAGAACAACGTCAGGCACAAGCGCCGCGCTGGACCGCCAACCTGTTCAGTGAGTTATGGTTAACCAGCGTGTTAAGCTGGCGAGTGGAAACGGACTTTAAAGATCGCTACCGGTTTTCTGATGGCCATGATGTGATGTCGCCCTCTGCCACCGTGTTTAATACCCAGCTGCATTATGAGCAGGAGCGCTGGAGCACCACCGTGTGGGTGAATAATCTGTTTGATAAAACCTATTATGTACGCGGATTTGGTGGCTTTAGTAACGATCCCCGTGACAATTATGCTTTCGACGAGCCGTACTATCAATTGGCGGACGGACGTCAGTTTGGTGTTACATTTAACTACCAGTTTTAG
- a CDS encoding helix-turn-helix domain-containing protein has protein sequence MQYKGLFWSAMVRAILSMRRDQGTVSMADADALASLPDLEAGLIDNVALHELLEALCPPAQRETLGRSLIGYFDFNKMGNLVVYATATEHIEAALTALVPRAEQVFHDAITRQTADDTHIELSWQASPYPLIDDLQSYFLLTLCRHLAGRQFDFAYTRGLPAKQQCLLAALSRSEWQSGARIAVGIDADWLQRPSFYHSQAMEKLLAPTLSRIETPGLKDTLLHIFAKAEAPARIRAEWAAQQMNQTESGLRRMLRAHNIAFSSVLKEYIHDKSCHRLLAGEKTEDTAVSLGFADRRSFERSFKEYAGISAGQLRQLGNRLRFQKGNHSLLDIVDNLPPLPATIQSLLQLDDDTMTLKSVVQLIQKDPIFQAHIMSKASKAIYGSSPDTLEQAIGRNLGLSNIKQLAVVFAAQQQLNAQCRHPDVEKLADAMLLSLPVFEALNTETETPVATTDTLKQLILFSTLSVFLVFHDKCLFVDGVMRAWDEAQTFSDFVSRLSQEFGVCLYGATSLMLLRWGFNSEINQTLWKLCQVAESQAAGGAAGQVLHAHNISFTLNAMGHESHPIVYDSMIPALAARIKSVISQWQ, from the coding sequence ATGCAGTATAAAGGTTTATTCTGGTCTGCCATGGTGCGGGCTATCTTAAGTATGCGCCGCGACCAGGGTACAGTGTCGATGGCCGATGCCGATGCATTAGCATCATTACCCGATCTTGAAGCCGGACTTATCGATAATGTGGCGCTCCATGAGCTGCTGGAGGCATTGTGCCCGCCGGCGCAGCGCGAAACCCTCGGGCGCTCGCTTATTGGCTATTTTGATTTTAACAAAATGGGTAACCTGGTGGTGTATGCCACGGCTACTGAGCATATTGAGGCGGCGCTAACAGCCCTTGTACCCCGGGCTGAACAGGTATTCCATGACGCCATAACCCGCCAGACGGCAGATGATACCCATATTGAACTGTCGTGGCAGGCCAGTCCATACCCACTGATTGATGATTTGCAAAGCTATTTTTTATTGACGCTTTGCCGGCATCTGGCTGGGCGGCAGTTTGATTTTGCTTATACCCGGGGCTTACCCGCTAAACAACAATGTCTGCTGGCAGCGCTCAGTCGAAGTGAGTGGCAATCCGGTGCCCGGATCGCAGTGGGCATTGATGCAGACTGGCTGCAGCGACCTTCGTTTTATCATAGTCAGGCAATGGAAAAGCTGCTGGCTCCTACATTGAGCCGAATTGAGACACCCGGTCTGAAAGATACACTGTTGCATATATTTGCCAAGGCTGAAGCCCCCGCCCGGATACGTGCTGAATGGGCAGCGCAACAGATGAATCAGACTGAGTCGGGCCTGCGTCGTATGCTGCGGGCGCATAACATTGCTTTTAGCAGTGTGTTAAAGGAATACATCCATGATAAGTCCTGCCATAGGTTGCTGGCCGGGGAAAAAACCGAAGATACCGCGGTAAGCCTGGGGTTTGCCGATCGCCGCTCATTTGAACGTAGCTTTAAAGAGTATGCCGGTATCAGCGCCGGTCAGTTACGTCAGCTTGGCAATCGCCTGCGCTTTCAAAAGGGCAATCATAGTTTGCTGGATATTGTGGACAATCTGCCCCCGCTACCGGCGACTATCCAGTCACTTTTACAGCTTGATGATGACACCATGACATTAAAGTCGGTGGTTCAGCTGATTCAAAAAGATCCTATTTTTCAGGCTCATATCATGAGTAAGGCCAGCAAGGCCATCTACGGTAGTTCACCTGATACCCTGGAGCAGGCCATTGGCCGTAATTTAGGTCTCAGTAATATCAAACAGTTAGCCGTGGTTTTTGCTGCCCAGCAGCAGCTAAATGCGCAATGCCGGCACCCTGATGTGGAAAAGCTCGCCGATGCAATGTTGCTCAGCTTACCGGTTTTTGAAGCGTTGAACACCGAGACCGAGACACCCGTGGCCACCACCGATACGCTGAAACAATTAATTCTATTCAGTACCTTGTCGGTCTTTCTGGTGTTTCATGATAAGTGTTTATTTGTCGACGGCGTGATGCGCGCCTGGGATGAAGCGCAGACTTTCAGTGACTTTGTGAGTCGGCTGAGTCAGGAGTTTGGAGTATGTCTGTATGGCGCCACTTCGCTTATGCTGCTGCGCTGGGGTTTTAACAGTGAGATTAACCAGACACTATGGAAGCTGTGCCAGGTAGCAGAAAGCCAAGCCGCAGGCGGCGCAGCCGGCCAGGTTTTACACGCCCATAACATCAGTTTTACGCTAAACGCGATGGGGCACGAGTCGCACCCCATCGTTTATGACTCAATGATCCCGGCCCTGGCCGCGCGCATCAAATCCGTTATCAGCCAGTGGCAATAA
- a CDS encoding acyl-CoA thioesterase: MRFLSRRLVMPNDLNYADSLFGGRALEWIDEESAIYAICQLETNCLVTKHIGEINFDSPAMQGDIVEFGLATKAVGRTSITVSCLVRNKATKKTICLADDIVFVKVDPATRQPVPHGKTLDSLEAQTEVELKALNLLTESSQS; this comes from the coding sequence ATGCGTTTTTTATCGCGTCGATTAGTCATGCCAAACGATCTCAATTATGCCGATTCATTATTTGGCGGCCGGGCATTGGAGTGGATTGATGAGGAGTCGGCTATTTATGCGATTTGCCAGCTGGAAACCAACTGTCTGGTAACCAAACATATTGGCGAAATCAATTTTGACTCGCCGGCGATGCAGGGTGATATCGTAGAATTTGGTCTTGCCACCAAAGCCGTGGGACGCACGTCCATCACGGTCAGTTGTCTGGTGCGCAACAAAGCCACTAAAAAGACAATCTGTCTGGCCGATGACATCGTGTTTGTCAAAGTAGACCCCGCCACGCGCCAACCTGTGCCGCATGGAAAAACTCTGGACAGTCTGGAAGCACAAACTGAAGTTGAGCTGAAAGCGCTGAACCTGCTTACCGAAAGCAGCCAGTCATAG
- a CDS encoding GNAT family N-acetyltransferase, producing the protein MALANLQRWLQRHSFVPQAHRQLLLLSGEKQWVMQQITALGLAETLPGESCWLGTKPTHLCVSKHRELPLFRQLLGQEFEVAIFNGFDGLRPNALLAIAGTVKRGGTLIMLLPDIADWPAHPSVTQPHFLSYGSNLSHSAFTKSWLAQLIDDPAVARFSRETVQLPVVQANISKVDTFVHPQFHSPDQLQAWHQVIKISDTDTRHCVITAPRGRGKSALLALLAWYWHQQGKTVWLTSPVQHSQQVFYETLTRYSDAGFAARESIVWLAPDNPALVHDRPDILLIDEAAGLPLPVLNTLVDTHQRCILSTTTMGFEGSGLGFIHRFVKPRTNAKTLAEITLTTPLRWYSDDPLEAVLCNTLLPALPSPAHTETTNVQCELLVPARLSVAQRDAVFSLLALAHYQTTPDDLMRLHDAPDSLLLVATANETIVGAIAISTEGGQTLAAVDSQIAQGRRRVNGHLCAQSLALLSTESQLAVHTYWRISRIAVAEKCRQQGIARDMLTQLEAIAARQEVDWLATSFGLTPSLLTFWHKVGFEQVKTGEKPDKASGQPSALCLKPLSGKALPWQLKLRWLYQFDTQQPVSASKASTLWLRQVMKNRLHGYLASDRPRQHMGATFNLLARALGAAVLQQTPLFYALYVQQHSIQTVIGQHRLKGRKMLEQALRNELQAVAPALYTAAAEYP; encoded by the coding sequence ATGGCTCTGGCAAACCTTCAGCGCTGGTTACAACGGCATAGCTTTGTTCCGCAGGCGCACCGACAATTATTGTTGTTATCCGGTGAAAAACAGTGGGTAATGCAACAAATAACAGCATTAGGGTTAGCCGAAACTCTACCGGGTGAGTCCTGCTGGCTTGGCACCAAGCCGACCCACCTATGTGTCTCCAAACATCGGGAACTTCCCTTGTTCCGGCAGTTGCTGGGGCAGGAATTTGAGGTGGCGATTTTCAATGGCTTTGATGGTTTACGCCCCAATGCATTACTGGCGATTGCCGGCACGGTGAAACGGGGCGGCACGCTGATCATGTTGCTACCCGACATCGCAGACTGGCCTGCCCACCCCAGTGTCACCCAGCCGCACTTTTTAAGCTATGGCAGCAACTTATCGCACAGCGCTTTTACTAAATCCTGGCTTGCACAACTTATTGATGATCCAGCCGTGGCGCGCTTCAGCCGCGAGACTGTGCAACTGCCGGTGGTGCAGGCAAACATCTCAAAGGTGGATACATTTGTACATCCTCAGTTTCATAGTCCGGATCAGCTGCAGGCGTGGCATCAGGTTATCAAGATAAGCGATACCGACACCCGGCACTGTGTGATCACCGCACCCCGTGGTCGTGGAAAATCCGCCTTACTGGCGTTACTGGCGTGGTACTGGCATCAACAGGGCAAAACGGTGTGGCTTACCAGCCCGGTGCAACACAGCCAGCAGGTATTTTATGAAACTCTAACGCGTTACAGCGATGCCGGTTTTGCCGCCCGTGAATCGATTGTATGGCTGGCCCCGGACAACCCTGCCCTGGTGCATGACCGGCCTGATATTTTATTAATAGACGAAGCAGCGGGCCTGCCTTTACCGGTTCTCAATACATTGGTGGATACCCATCAGCGCTGCATTCTCAGTACTACCACTATGGGCTTTGAAGGTTCGGGACTGGGCTTTATCCACCGCTTTGTAAAACCGCGAACGAATGCTAAAACCCTGGCTGAGATAACCTTAACCACGCCCCTGCGGTGGTATTCCGATGATCCTTTGGAAGCGGTGCTTTGCAATACTCTGCTGCCGGCACTGCCCTCCCCGGCTCATACTGAGACCACCAATGTGCAGTGTGAGCTTCTGGTCCCCGCCCGGCTGAGTGTGGCTCAGCGTGATGCTGTATTCAGTTTACTCGCTTTAGCACATTATCAGACCACCCCCGATGATCTAATGCGTTTGCATGATGCGCCGGATAGCTTGTTGCTAGTGGCAACTGCCAATGAAACCATAGTGGGCGCCATTGCTATTAGTACTGAAGGTGGCCAGACGCTGGCAGCGGTTGATTCGCAGATTGCCCAGGGCAGGCGCCGGGTAAACGGCCATTTGTGTGCCCAGAGTCTGGCGCTGCTTAGTACCGAAAGCCAGTTGGCAGTACATACGTATTGGCGCATCAGCCGTATTGCGGTGGCTGAAAAGTGCCGGCAACAAGGGATTGCGCGGGACATGCTGACCCAACTTGAAGCAATTGCTGCCCGGCAAGAGGTAGACTGGCTTGCAACCAGCTTCGGCCTCACCCCCTCATTACTAACCTTTTGGCACAAGGTGGGTTTCGAACAGGTTAAAACAGGGGAGAAACCCGATAAAGCCAGCGGCCAGCCCAGTGCACTTTGTTTAAAGCCACTCTCGGGCAAAGCGCTGCCATGGCAGCTGAAATTACGTTGGCTGTATCAATTTGATACACAACAGCCTGTTAGCGCGTCTAAGGCGAGCACACTCTGGCTTCGTCAGGTTATGAAAAACCGGTTGCATGGCTACCTGGCGTCCGATCGTCCCAGGCAACATATGGGCGCCACTTTTAACCTGCTCGCACGCGCTCTTGGTGCCGCGGTACTGCAACAAACGCCACTTTTTTATGCGCTTTATGTACAGCAACACTCCATCCAGACTGTAATTGGGCAGCACCGGTTAAAAGGACGAAAGATGTTAGAGCAGGCACTACGGAATGAGCTTCAGGCAGTGGCTCCGGCACTTTATACAGCAGCGGCAGAGTATCCTTAA